The following are encoded in a window of uncultured Sphaerochaeta sp. genomic DNA:
- a CDS encoding PEGA domain-containing protein, which yields MKKIALAMSIVVFLALLTSCATVVSDSKYPVTISSEPQNAKITITDKSNRVVFVGNTPANVTLEAGNGFFSKASYTIKFEKEGYEPSIYTLTSSIDGWYWGNLLIGGVLGMVIIDPMTGAMWQLDPNISIELVQTQSNLSLSVMDINDIPQEWKDSLIRIS from the coding sequence ATGAAAAAAATTGCACTCGCAATGTCCATCGTCGTTTTTTTGGCTCTACTCACGAGTTGTGCTACTGTTGTCAGCGATAGCAAATATCCTGTCACTATCTCAAGTGAACCACAGAATGCCAAAATCACAATAACTGACAAGTCCAACCGGGTTGTATTTGTAGGAAATACTCCAGCCAATGTTACGCTTGAAGCAGGAAATGGTTTCTTTTCAAAAGCCTCATATACAATTAAGTTTGAGAAAGAAGGATATGAACCCTCTATCTATACACTGACGAGTTCCATTGATGGTTGGTATTGGGGAAATCTTTTAATAGGCGGTGTCCTTGGAATGGTTATCATCGATCCTATGACAGGTGCTATGTGGCAGTTGGATCCCAACATATCTATTGAACTCGTACAAACGCAATCAAACTTATCACTCTCTGTAATGGATATCAATGATATTCCCCAGGAGTGGAAAGACTCACTTATCCGAATCAGCTAA
- a CDS encoding pectinesterase family protein — protein MEAYRITLTPKDSINEALARFPEDGKPLIITLEKGIYREKVVIDRENVTLVGAGRDKTRISFSDAARTDMMGTFASATCTVKESNFQSKHLTFANDFDYPSFRYLVEQDPGKVKGLQAVAFRTTDNANTTILEDCAFFGYQDTLLLDEGTHLLNQCQIEGNIDFIFGGGLALFNDCTILSNGQGYVTAPSTPGDQLGFFFHRCRFLRKEGVPDYSVYLGRPWHPKADPTIESFALLYDCYLDKHIHDSGWTLMHAFPTEGGEVIFTPEQSRFYESACTGPGSSSERESLGEKEASSLVMAIESLI, from the coding sequence ATGGAAGCATACCGGATTACCCTTACCCCAAAAGACAGCATCAATGAAGCGCTTGCGCGATTTCCTGAAGATGGGAAACCACTCATTATCACCCTCGAGAAAGGAATCTACCGTGAGAAAGTGGTCATTGACCGCGAGAACGTCACCCTTGTTGGCGCTGGACGTGATAAGACACGGATTAGTTTCAGCGATGCTGCACGGACAGATATGATGGGAACCTTTGCCTCTGCAACCTGCACAGTAAAGGAATCCAACTTCCAATCTAAACACCTGACGTTTGCCAATGATTTCGACTATCCTTCCTTTCGCTATCTTGTGGAACAGGACCCAGGAAAGGTGAAGGGATTGCAGGCTGTTGCCTTCAGAACCACCGATAATGCTAATACCACCATCCTGGAGGATTGTGCCTTCTTCGGATACCAGGATACCTTGCTGCTCGATGAGGGTACGCACCTACTCAACCAATGCCAGATTGAAGGAAACATCGATTTTATCTTTGGTGGTGGTCTTGCTCTCTTTAACGATTGTACAATCCTCTCCAATGGACAGGGGTATGTTACCGCTCCCTCAACCCCTGGTGACCAATTGGGCTTCTTTTTTCACCGATGCCGGTTCCTCAGGAAAGAAGGAGTCCCAGATTATTCAGTGTATCTTGGTAGGCCCTGGCATCCAAAGGCCGATCCTACGATAGAATCCTTTGCCCTTTTATACGATTGCTACCTGGATAAACACATCCATGATTCCGGCTGGACTCTGATGCATGCTTTCCCTACGGAAGGTGGGGAAGTGATCTTCACACCAGAGCAATCACGGTTCTATGAGTCTGCTTGTACAGGACCTGGATCCTCTTCTGAGCGTGAAAGTCTTGGAGAAAAAGAGGCTTCCTCCCTGGTGATGGCAATCGAGTCATTAATATAA